A window of the Hevea brasiliensis isolate MT/VB/25A 57/8 chromosome 6, ASM3005281v1, whole genome shotgun sequence genome harbors these coding sequences:
- the LOC110654783 gene encoding NDR1/HIN1-like protein 13 codes for MTDRVYPSTKPATNGTTTITNPSFPATKAQLYGANRPAYRPQPQRKRSRRSCWCACCLWVTLIIFILLVLVAIAGAIIYVIYRPQRPTFSVSGLKVSSLNFTSSSQLTTNINFNITARNPNKKLVYIYNPVTISVTTEKEDILIGNGLLPSFVHGTKNTTLLKATITSSGQQLDDIPSSQLKTALKSKNGLGLKIELETKVKLKMGGLKTPKVGIRVSCEGIKVTVPSGKTATTASVSNAKCKVDLRIKIWKWTF; via the coding sequence ATGACAGACAGGGTTTACCCTTCTACTAAACCCGCCACTAACGGCACCACTACCATCACCAACCCCTCTTTTCCGGCCACCAAAGCTCAGCTCTACGGAGCCAACCGTCCTGCCTATCGCCCTCAACCCCAACGCAAACGAAGCCGCCGGAGTTGCTGGTGTGCCTGTTGTCTCTGGGTAACCTTGATCATATTCATTCTCCTCGTCCTGGTTGCCATAGCTGGTGCCATTATCTACGTTATCTACCGTCCCCAGCGGCCCACCTTCTCTGTCTCCGGCCTCAAAGTCTCCTCTCTCAACTTCACTTCATCTTCCCAGCTCACCACCAACATCAACTTTAACATCACCGCAAGAAACCCAAACAAGAAGCTCGTCTACATCTACAACCCTGTCACTATCTCTGTAACTACAGAGAAAGAGGATATTCTTATAGGCAATGGCTTGTTACCCTCTTTTGTGCATGGCACCAAGAACACAACCTTGCTGAAAGCTACCATCACAAGCAGTGGTCAACAGCTAGACGATATCCCTTCTAGCCAATTGAAGACGGCTTTGAAGAGCAAGAATGGCTTGGGTTTGAAGATAGAGTTGGAAACTAAGGTGAAACTGAAGATGGGAGGTTTAAAGACACCAAAAGTTGGGATCAGGGTATCCTGTGAAGGGATCAAAGTCACTGTTCCCAGTGGGAAAACGGCAACCACAGCTTCAGTATCTAACGCTAAGTGCAAGGTTGATTTGAGGATCAAAATCTGGAAATGGACTTTTTGA